Proteins co-encoded in one Anaerolineae bacterium genomic window:
- a CDS encoding DNRLRE domain-containing protein, giving the protein MNARGWWKWALLWLVGGLLFAWMAAPASGNAPSSPPAPAATPAPVQVCFQDGTAGYAGTRDTYLDRSSPTTPFGSLDTLRASADAGQVMLLSFDLSAVPPNAQVQSAYLRLYAVERSAAAGISLSAHQVYRAWQEEQAIWNSASAGTPWGAPGCNSTITDRAATAVSSAQVNAVNAWVQWDITPLVQLWINDPARNYGLVLRGAGDSSVRYSFRSSESSNITQRPQLCLTYVVPVNQWGQIVGKVWHDLNGDGILQTGEPALAGARLELWRGQQKLSEYTTTSSGAYAFSTLVPDTYTIIEVNPPGYRSTTPDSRTVTVAAGETVRVDFGDQRVSPPRTSLLPLLGSRFGAVTPTPAPTPYWRPGTGLSDKQVNALLRFSDACDRAYAGVDELGLFRTLNGGQSWERRGLDYSVLEMVLVPWNNAYLFAATWGAGVMHSADGGASWVAMNAGLEGHHWLYAIAMDPWRNTLYVGTADSGVYKSTNSGVSWSPVNNGLTDLAIRALAVDPAAGQSVVYAGTLAHGVFKSTNGGASWQNIGPANVRVRDIEIDPLDPSIIFVATDDGVYRSSDGGGSWPPAYHKLAGTSVNALALLRTGTDASSPLVVYAGREDHGVYMSRDGGASWEAMNTGLPAGTSVRSLIVGGTGAGCPRLYAGTRAGSVWVWR; this is encoded by the coding sequence CTCGGGAAACGCCCCATCTTCGCCGCCGGCGCCGGCGGCTACCCCAGCGCCAGTGCAGGTGTGCTTCCAAGACGGCACTGCCGGCTATGCCGGCACGCGCGACACCTACCTCGACCGCAGTTCCCCTACGACGCCTTTCGGAAGCCTGGATACACTGCGCGCCAGCGCCGATGCCGGCCAGGTGATGCTGTTGTCCTTCGATCTCTCTGCGGTTCCCCCCAACGCTCAGGTGCAGTCCGCGTACCTGCGCCTATATGCCGTGGAGCGCTCTGCGGCGGCCGGCATAAGCCTGTCCGCACACCAGGTGTATCGGGCATGGCAGGAGGAGCAGGCCATATGGAACAGTGCCAGCGCCGGCACCCCATGGGGCGCGCCCGGCTGTAACAGCACCATAACGGACCGCGCCGCGACGGCGGTCTCCAGCGCTCAGGTAAACGCCGTGAACGCCTGGGTCCAGTGGGATATTACGCCACTCGTCCAGCTGTGGATCAATGACCCGGCCCGCAACTATGGGCTGGTCCTGCGGGGCGCCGGCGACTCTTCCGTGCGCTACAGCTTCCGTTCTTCCGAATCCTCCAACATCACCCAGCGTCCCCAGCTTTGCCTGACCTACGTCGTGCCCGTCAATCAATGGGGACAGATTGTCGGTAAGGTCTGGCATGACCTTAACGGTGACGGGATACTACAGACGGGGGAGCCGGCGCTGGCCGGCGCCCGGCTTGAGCTGTGGCGCGGCCAGCAGAAGCTGAGCGAGTATACCACTACCTCCAGCGGCGCATATGCCTTCTCCACCCTGGTGCCGGACACCTATACCATTATCGAGGTCAATCCGCCGGGCTACCGCTCCACCACGCCTGACAGCCGGACGGTAACCGTGGCCGCCGGCGAGACGGTGCGGGTGGACTTCGGCGATCAGCGCGTCTCCCCGCCAAGGACCTCCCTCCTGCCCCTGCTCGGTTCCCGCTTCGGCGCAGTGACCCCGACGCCGGCTCCCACCCCGTACTGGCGGCCGGGGACTGGCTTGAGCGACAAGCAGGTGAACGCGCTCCTGCGCTTCAGCGATGCGTGTGACCGCGCCTATGCCGGCGTGGATGAGCTGGGCCTTTTCCGCACCCTGAACGGCGGCCAGAGCTGGGAACGCCGCGGCCTGGACTACAGCGTTCTGGAGATGGTCCTGGTGCCGTGGAACAACGCCTATCTCTTCGCCGCCACCTGGGGCGCCGGCGTGATGCACAGCGCGGACGGCGGCGCATCCTGGGTCGCCATGAACGCCGGTTTGGAGGGCCATCACTGGCTCTACGCCATCGCCATGGACCCCTGGCGCAACACCCTCTATGTCGGCACGGCCGACAGCGGCGTCTATAAGAGCACGAACAGCGGGGTATCCTGGTCGCCGGTCAACAACGGCCTGACGGACCTGGCGATACGCGCCCTGGCGGTAGACCCGGCGGCCGGCCAGTCGGTGGTGTATGCCGGCACCTTGGCGCACGGGGTTTTCAAATCCACCAACGGCGGGGCAAGCTGGCAGAACATCGGGCCGGCGAACGTGCGCGTGCGCGACATCGAGATTGACCCGCTCGATCCCAGCATTATCTTCGTGGCCACGGATGATGGGGTGTACCGGTCCTCCGACGGCGGAGGGAGCTGGCCGCCGGCCTATCATAAGCTGGCCGGCACCAGCGTCAACGCGCTGGCGTTACTGCGCACGGGCACCGATGCCTCGTCACCGCTGGTGGTATATGCCGGCCGTGAGGATCACGGGGTGTATATGAGCCGCGATGGAGGAGCTTCCTGGGAGGCGATGAACACCGGCCTGCCTGCCGGCACCAGTGTGCGCTCTCTCATCGTGGGAGGGACGGGCGCCGGCTGTCCACGGCTGTACGCCGGCACACGCGCCGGCAGTGTATGGGTCTGGCGGTAA